Within Nitrospirota bacterium, the genomic segment AATCTCGGAGCGATGGCTGACATTGTGAAAGATGAGGTTACCGGGCTTTTATTCACTCCAATGAGTACGAGTGAACTTGCTGAAAAGGTCAGATGGCTCTGGAATCATCCTGAAGAGTGCAAGAGAATGGGACAGAATGCAAGGAAGGAATACGAAGAGAAGTACACCCCGGAGAAGAATTATGAGCTGCTGATGAGGATTTATAAAAAAGTGATCGAACAGAAAAAGAGTCATAGAAAGATCAATTGAGAAAAATGGAGCAGAATATCTTGTTTGAAACAGATACGCCCTTGGGAGTTCAGGTGCGGGTGACTGACAAATACTGGGAATACATTGTTACCATAAAGCACAGGCCTATGAAAGGGAAGGAAGAGCTTGTAAGGGAGATATTGGCTTGCCCTGATGAGATAAGAAGAAGTAAAATGGATAAAGAGGTTCATCTTTATTACAAGTTCACAGATAAGTTGTACTGTGTGGTATGTAAACATGCAGGTGATACGGGATATATTATTACTTCTTATCCGACGGATAAGGTAAAGGAGGGAGAAGTTATATGGACAAAATAAAAGTCTATTACAATAAAGAGGCAGATACCGTTGATATATGGTTTGGTAATCCGGATGATGAATTTGTTTCGGAAGAGGCAGGGGAAGGAATCATACTCAAAAAGAACAAGGACGGCATTGTTATCGGTATTGAAAAATTATATATCAGCAGGCTCTATGAGTCCAATAAGCCGTCGTCTGTGGAAGTTCTTGTTTCTTGATGTCTTTTGGAGTTTTCACAAGCAATCTTCACTAAATTAAGGCTTACCGGAAAGCGGGAATGACAGACTCCCTCAGTGCCTTTTTCAACTGATTCCATATGAAGATTTCAATCATCGGATCCCGCGGAATCCCTGCCAGATACGGAGGATTTGAAACCTTTGCAGAAGTGCTGGCACAGGGTTTGACGGAATATGGCCATGAGGTTATTGTCTATTCCCTTCCCGAGTTTCAGAACATTCCTTTTTCACACCAGAAGATACAACGGGTCTTCATAAATGCTTCAGGAATACCCGCCCTCGAAAAAGTCTCCATGAGCAGTTTTTCCATATTCCGTAGCGTATTCAGGGAGAAGAGCGATGCGATTATTTTTCTTGGAGTTTCCGGAGGGCTGATTATGTGGCTCCCCAAAATATTTGGCATGCGAACACTTGTGAATGTTGATGGCCTTGAATGGAAACGTTCACGCTGGGGAGGATTTATCAAGTTTGCATTGAAATCACTCGAACGTTTGGCAGTCAAATCGGCTGATGTCGTGGTTGCTGACGCTGTTGCAATCGGGGAGTATGTACTATCAGAGTACAAGAGGGGGTATGAATTTATCCCCTATGGGGTAGATGCATGCAGGTATCAGCCAGGGGATTGGCAGCAGGTGAAAAATCAATATCGGCTTGAAAAGAACAGTTACTATCTTGTTGTTGGTCGGCATGTGCCGGAAAACAATTTTGATATCAGCATCCAGGGTTTTTTGCAATCTGAAAGCAACAAAAAACTGATAATCGTGAGCAACCTCAGGGAGATGGAGAAATCTCCGTCAGAAAAAGTGCTATTCACAGGTCCCATTTATGATCGTCCAGTACTTTATGCACTAAGAGAAAATGCGTATGCCTATATCCATGGTCATAGTGTTGGAGGAACAAACCCCTCGCTTCTTGAGGCAATTTCGAGTAAGAACATCGTCCTGGCATATGATGTGCCATATAACCGGGAAGTTTTGAGTGAATACGGATACTTTTATAAAGATAAGAATGATTTGAAAAAGTTGATTGGCTTTATTGAAAAAGATTTCAAAGAAGCCGATAAAGATAAAATTCTTAGCTACTATGAGAAAATCTTGAAAGAAAAATACAATTGGGATCTTGTGATCAGGAAATATGAATCCTTGCTACACTAACCCTCAATAATTTACACCTCCAAGGTGAAAGTCGAGTCTCTAATAAAACTTGCACTTACGACGTGCAAATATTACATTGCAAGACGGGGACTAGGGAGTGGGAACTTGACACGTGAATAAAGTTTAACTATAGTTAAAAGTAGGAAAATAAAAAGGAGTATAACTATGCAGTATCTATTAAAAGTGTCGCCAAAAGGTCAGGTCACTTTACCCAAGAAGCTCAGGGAGGGGCTTGGAGTCAAGGACATGATCGAAATCAAGGTTAAGGATTATGAAGGCATTTTGAAAAAGCCTCAAAAGGCTACGGAAGAGCTCGCAGGCTGTTTTAAAAAATATGCGGTAAAAAAGAAAATTCCTCTGGAGAAGGCTGTTGAAAAAGCAATAAGGCTGACTGCCCGTGAAATTGCCCAAAAAAATAATTGATACGAATATCATCCTGAGGTTTCTCCTCGCAGACGACGAGAAACAGTTTTTGAAGGCGAAGGCGTTTATCCAGAAGCTTGAATACGGCGAAGACGAAGTGCTTCTTCCTGAGATTGTTTTTGCAGAAGTAGTGTGGGTCCTGCACAAGGTCTATGATATACCGCGGG encodes:
- a CDS encoding DUF2283 domain-containing protein; translation: MDKIKVYYNKEADTVDIWFGNPDDEFVSEEAGEGIILKKNKDGIVIGIEKLYISRLYESNKPSSVEVLVS
- a CDS encoding DUF1972 domain-containing protein; translation: MKISIIGSRGIPARYGGFETFAEVLAQGLTEYGHEVIVYSLPEFQNIPFSHQKIQRVFINASGIPALEKVSMSSFSIFRSVFREKSDAIIFLGVSGGLIMWLPKIFGMRTLVNVDGLEWKRSRWGGFIKFALKSLERLAVKSADVVVADAVAIGEYVLSEYKRGYEFIPYGVDACRYQPGDWQQVKNQYRLEKNSYYLVVGRHVPENNFDISIQGFLQSESNKKLIIVSNLREMEKSPSEKVLFTGPIYDRPVLYALRENAYAYIHGHSVGGTNPSLLEAISSKNIVLAYDVPYNREVLSEYGYFYKDKNDLKKLIGFIEKDFKEADKDKILSYYEKILKEKYNWDLVIRKYESLLH
- a CDS encoding AbrB/MazE/SpoVT family DNA-binding domain-containing protein; its protein translation is MQYLLKVSPKGQVTLPKKLREGLGVKDMIEIKVKDYEGILKKPQKATEELAGCFKKYAVKKKIPLEKAVEKAIRLTAREIAQKNN
- a CDS encoding glycosyltransferase; translation: NLGAMADIVKDEVTGLLFTPMSTSELAEKVRWLWNHPEECKRMGQNARKEYEEKYTPEKNYELLMRIYKKVIEQKKSHRKIN
- a CDS encoding DUF4258 domain-containing protein, with protein sequence MFETDTPLGVQVRVTDKYWEYIVTIKHRPMKGKEELVREILACPDEIRRSKMDKEVHLYYKFTDKLYCVVCKHAGDTGYIITSYPTDKVKEGEVIWTK